Proteins from one Roseimicrobium gellanilyticum genomic window:
- a CDS encoding AraC family transcriptional regulator, protein MPTSPEDALAERERFLKQLSPDTAFYRLFDHMPDVSFFAKDRSFQFICASRRFYERFGFSAEAEILGKNDFDLFPPRLAENFRRDDELVMNNGEPKLNIVELFFTQQGIPDWFVTNKLPLKDRKGRVIGVMGTVQSYEGRKQLLQPYLQLDRAVTYIREHFRTGVTVAELAEIVHLSPRQLHRKFVETFGSSPQSFIMKLRIQAACEALQKESSQIGEVAREMGFCDQSSFTQQFQKHVGLTPMRYQRQFRLRVG, encoded by the coding sequence ATGCCCACAAGTCCCGAAGATGCCCTGGCAGAGCGTGAGCGCTTTTTGAAACAGCTCTCGCCGGACACGGCATTCTACCGGCTCTTTGACCACATGCCGGATGTGTCCTTTTTTGCCAAGGACCGGAGCTTCCAGTTCATCTGTGCCAGCCGCCGTTTCTACGAGCGATTCGGTTTTTCCGCCGAGGCAGAAATCCTTGGCAAGAACGACTTTGATCTCTTCCCTCCCCGGCTTGCGGAAAACTTCCGTCGCGATGACGAGCTCGTGATGAACAATGGCGAGCCGAAGTTGAACATCGTGGAGCTCTTCTTCACCCAGCAGGGCATTCCGGATTGGTTCGTGACGAACAAGCTCCCCTTGAAGGATCGCAAGGGAAGGGTCATTGGCGTGATGGGCACGGTGCAGAGCTATGAAGGGCGCAAGCAGCTCCTGCAGCCCTACCTCCAGCTCGACCGCGCCGTGACCTACATCCGCGAGCATTTCCGCACCGGTGTGACCGTGGCGGAGCTGGCGGAGATTGTGCACCTCTCACCACGCCAGCTTCACCGGAAGTTCGTGGAGACCTTTGGCAGCAGCCCACAGTCCTTCATCATGAAGCTCCGCATCCAGGCCGCGTGTGAAGCGCTCCAGAAAGAGAGCAGCCAGATTGGCGAAGTGGCCCGTGAGATGGGCTTCTGCGACCAGAGCTCGTTCACGCAGCAGTTCCAGAAGCATGTGGGTCTCACGCCGATGCGATACCAGCGGCAGTTCAGGCTGCGTGTAGGATGA